The Elgaria multicarinata webbii isolate HBS135686 ecotype San Diego chromosome 7, rElgMul1.1.pri, whole genome shotgun sequence nucleotide sequence ACAACAGCAAGGGGACTTGAAAGTCACAAATGTGAAACCAAATTTAACACACATAGACTTTGTAAAGGAGTCTGATGCTAAGCAACATCAGAAACCGGAAACAGGCATTTCTGAGGAGCAGCTTGGGACGCTAGTTGGAACTGTAATACATGCCCAGCTACAAAGGCAGCAGGCAACAGACTGTTCGCAGGATCAACAAGGAAAATGTCTTCTGAGCCCTAGAAGTTTAGGGAGCACTGATTCGGGCTACTTTTCACGTTCAGAAAGTGCAGATCAGACCATGAGCCCGCCAGCTCCATTTATGAAAGGattgcctgcttctgaaaaagaCACGAGCAAAAGTTGTGTGCCACGCATGAGCACTACTGTGGCATCTGTTGTGCAAACTGTTTGTGCTGACAAGACCTTGCTTTCATCTGGCCAGATGAGACCACCTTTGGCCACAAAAACACTTGAAGAACGCATTTCAAAATTAATATCTGATAATGAGGCTGTAGTGGATGATAAGCAGTTGGATAGTGTCAAGCCACGGAGAACGTCCCTTTCAAGAAGAGGCAGCATTGACTCTCCAAAGTCCTATATTTTTAAAGATTCCTTCCAGTTTGACTTAAAACCAATGGGTAGAAGAACTAGCTCAAGCTCTGATATACCAAAGTCTCCTTTTACACCAACTGAAAAGTCAAAGCAAGTTTTTCTCCTGTCCGTACCAACCCTAGACTGCTTACCTATAACCAGAAGCAATTCTATGCCTACTACCAGTTACTCAGCTGTACCTACAAATGTAGTACCTCCCCCACACCCTTTACGTGGAAGTCAGTCTTTTGATGAAAAAATTGGCTCCTTATATGATGATGTCTTTGTGCCAGGACCAGCTACGCTACAGCTCCAAGGTGGACACCCTCGCACCCTTGTTCGGCAAACAGCAATAGAAGATTCATCAGCCACTGAAGGACATGCTTTTGGACCAGCGCGATCCGTAGATGAAAGCTATGGATGCAATGCATCGAATGAATTTGTAATGGCAAGAAGCAAGTCATTTGTACAAGGATCAAATTTGGATAAAATTAAAAAGCCAAATCAAGGCCGAGGGACAATGTTTGAATGTGAGACGTGTAGAAACAGATACagaaaactggaaaactttgaaaACCATAAAAAGTTTTATTGCTCGGAGTTGCATGGACCAAAAACAAAGGCAGCTATTCGAGACTCCGAACATAAGACAGTCTTGAACAGTACGCAACCCCAAATCCTTCATTATCGAGTTGCCTCTTCAACTGGCACGTGGGAACAGACATCTCAGataagaaaaaggaggaaaatgaaaagtgTTGGCGATGATGACGATGAACCACAGACAAACGATGCTAGTTTGTCAAAAAGTGTAGCAGAGTCAGAGTGTCAAAATAAACTAGGAAGTATGGCCAGTATCTCTAAACATTCTGCTACCATCCTAGGGTCGTGCAGCATTTCACTTCAAAAACTGGCACAAGATGAGCTAGAGACTCGTGGCGGCCCTGAACATACCATGGAGCCAAAGATGTTACTGCATGGGGAGAAGCAGGCTGTCACAATTGCACAGGAAAAAAACGAACTGAAAAGACAAGGGGCTGGGATTTCAGTCATTCAGCATACGAACTCCTTAAGCCGACCAAGTTCATTTGAAAAATCAGATTCTTTTGAAAGTGCATCGCCCGTTTCCTTTCAGGATGCTAACAAGCCTGTGAAGCTCCATTCTTTGAATACCGTTATAGTCCAAGAGGAGAAGCATTCCCTCCTGAGTGCCTCCCATGGTCCTCAAGTAGCAGAAGCAGCAAGAGTTCAGCTTCATGAATGTCAAGTTACTCCTAACGAAAGGAATGCCCCAGTGCAACCACTCAGACTTGTTCGCCAACATAACATCCAGGTTCCTGAAATACTGGTCACAGAAGAACCAGATCGAGACCAGGAATGCCAGTGCAGCGATCCAGAGAAGACTGAAAAATTTAACTGGCCCCAACGTAGTGAAACGCTATCAAAGCTACCCACAGAAAAACTTccacccaaaaagaaaagaattcgCTTGGCTGACATTGAACACTCATCTGCTGAGTCGAGCTTTGAATCGACACTTTCTAGAAGTCTCAGTCGGGAGAGTAGTTTGTCATGTGCCTCTAGTTTTTCCACGTCTTTTGATAAAGACGATGTCTCTAAGAACGAGAGTGCTTCCAAACCAGAACCTACTAATAAAACCCTGGAATTCCTTACCATTCCCACAAGTTCAAATACGCTTAGCGTGCCTGGTCCTCATTACAGAGAAATGCGACGTGCAGCTTCTGAGCAGATTAATTgcacccagccagccatggaggTTGCTGATTACAGAAGCAAATCCTTTGATTGCGGAAGTGTGGCTCCATCCAAGCCTGCATCACTTATTGAGATATCTACTTCCAAATTGGCTTCTGCTAGTGGTGGTGTTGGACACGTGCCTCTCTTAGAAAGGAGGAGGGGACCCCTTGTAAGGCagatatctttaaatattcctccAGAAAAGAACCAGCCTGACATAGCAAATATTTCCTTTCAAGCAGCTCCTGCAACCGATATTTCTACAGTGTCCTTTCCAAGGTTGCAGAGTTCTGGGAAGCCTTCTGAGGAATTTTCTTCAAGTTCTCAACACCCCCAACCTTACACCAAGCCTTTACGAGACTCAGTGAAAAGCAACAACCCTCTTAGCCTGCCTTCCAACGAACAGTCTTTAGGCTCCAGTTTGAATCGTCATGGTCTGCATTCCCAAGCACCCCTTAAAGGACCAGCCCTTGGAGTTCAAAAAAGTGTAAGCATGGTGGCTGGTCAGCATAGTATGCAAGAGGATTGTTTTGCTCCCAAATATCAGCTTCACGTGAAAGCATTGCACATAGGACAGCAATACCCTTTAGGTCTTCCAGGCACAGCTGGCATAGAACAGGCTGGGGCTTTGTTAGAAATACATCCTAAACTAAATGACAAAGTCTCCAAGCCATATGTGGCACAATCCTTGCAACAAACTATTCCCGAGAACTGTAGTAGTCAAATGAACCGGGTTGCACCCTTTATCGTCCCTGTGCGCCTTCACAGTAATATCCCATCTTATGGCTTAGCTACTGTTGCACCCCTTCCTCAGATTTTAGTGACTCGAGATCAGGCAAACCAGTCTCTTTGTAAAACAAATCCTGCATCAGTGCCAATGGTCAGAGATCAAGCTCAGCTGCCAAAATCCCACAAAGATCATCTGCGGTGTTTGCCAAGTTCACAGCCAGCGTCTGTGTTTGAAAACTTAATTTATGAGATGGGAAGCAAAAATTCTACTTCATTGGGGTCCTTAAATATGATTCAGAAAGTGCCAGTGGGTGGGCTTTTCCCCCAACAGGAATCTACAGCTTCAAGTAAACGCATGCTCTCTCCAGCCAATAGTTTAGACATTGCCATGGAAAAGCACCAAAAGCGTGTTAAGGATGAAAGTGgagctgcttgcacaacaggtGCTATTTCACTGCATCCATTGAATGTAAAAGCTTGCGAAGCTAATAAGCAAAAGAAACCACTCTTAGTGCGGCAGATCTGCACCGTTGAACCCCTTGAAAGTTTCTCATTAGATCAAGATGACAAAAGCAGTGGAGTCAGTCATTCACCAGATGTTCTGCTGCCTGGTTCAACTGAATCTGTTCCATCTGGGGTTTCTTCATTCGTAAAGGAGCCTTTGGAAAATAACCTCCCAGTCTCTGAAACTGTAGGTTTTGCAGCCAGAAAGGCACTTGAACCTGCTCTGCTGAACACACCAACTTCATTTCTAAAGGATAACAGTCAAGAAAGGATGTCCCCAGGAATTAATAATGAGAATAAGCAACCCAGTATCCATAGCCAAGTAAAATCTGGAGCCATTTTGTCCGTCGTAAATGCAGGTGATATACAGCGATTATCTTTTCCAAGCCTAAAGACAGCAACAAATTTTACATGGTGCTACCTGTTAAAAAGGAAGCCTGCGCATCTGTTACAAAACGACCAAAAGTCTTCAGCTTATTCTTCTTGGTCTATTAGTTCCAACAATCCCAATCCACTTGGTTTGCCAACAAAGGTTGCTCTTTTCCTCCTGAATTCAAAACagaaagctggaaaaccatcttaTACTCAAGCAATAAGTACTAACTTTAGATCTGATATACTGGTCTACTCAAGCAAGTGGAAGAACAACTTACTTAAGGTACTTGACATATGCATAGAATGTATTGATTTGAAAGGGGCAAATTCTAGTGGTTTTATAGTAAAATACAgatacatgcttttttaaaaaaggataaagTATTGGCATTTGGGGGATAAACTTCATTGTGTTCTGTGTTCATGTATTTCTAATACTACTTGATTGTATTGCTGTATAAATGTTAGATATTTTTACTAAGTAACATTTTAAAGGGTTATCACATCTCATGAAGACCATATTCTGATAACTACTTGTACAGGAAAACAAATGCTTCTGGAAAGAGCTTTTCGTTATTCTTTGGACACTTGAAATTCCCAGAAGAGCAAATACTCCTCTGTTGAATTTGAATCCAAAACTCCATTGATGTGAAATGAAATGTTAAGGTACCCTATACTTATTTGCTGCTCATTTTCTCTCAGGGTAAGGTCACCACATAATTCTTCATAATTGAGAACCTCTAAGTAACAGAGAGGTCCAACTGGAATTGCTGTCCAAGTCTGCCAGGTCAGAACTGCTGAGGAGCTTTTCACAATGTGTTTCTGTTTGGTGGCCTTACCCTGTGTGAAAATAAGCTGCGAACAAGTATGAGACTTGTTTATATGAACATCAATGAACGAAGGAAAGCTGAAGTTGTGCATTTAATGCGTTTTCTGAACAAAAGTAGAACTCCGCTTTGCCGTGCAGGTTTTTGCAGTGCACAGTTGCCTTTcctattttttaaagagatatttttaaaacatctttaagggggtgacataggattgtttggtttcctgacTCTGAGCTTGTAGACCCGGGACTAAGCCGGGAGCCAGGAAATCGCTCTCCCTGTCCCCTCCACCTCATAGCCGGCATAGAGAACTGCGCTGGCTTCCTCTCCGGGCTTGCAAATCAGAGCAcggagatgggggtgggtggagaaaaggCATTCACACGGGAGGGGAGGTGACTGGGGACATGGGAATATAAAATATCCCCAGCCGTACCCAGCATCCTtccctccctgaagcctccactTAGATGGGTGAAatagcccatctagctaaaatgtagAGCGGGAGGTGTGATatacctcctgctctgcatagagTACTCATACgcctctgagttcaggggcttaCAAGTACCTATGGAATTGCGCCCTAAAATATTTATTCTTACAGTTTATGGGAAACTATATTTTATTATAATACTCAAGTATGTTGTCTTAAGGgaacctctcttttttttagaaGGAGGGAGATAATGTTTTTGGAGCACAAGTTGACATTAAGTATATATTTAAATCTAAAATGTAGACATAAAAGTTGCAGATAGTGGAATAGATGAAGGGATATTATAAATACTGTTGTAGTCCATTTAATTGTCCTATTCAGTACCAGAAATCTAGGGCTAGATTATTTCCAAGAAATGGTTGACCAGCCTGTTTGAAGATCTCCAGTGAAGAAGAGACTATCCCctggtaactgtttccattgtcaaaGTGCTCTTACACTATCTCCTCTGCTTGATCAAGAAGTCATTGTTCATATGTAGTAAGTATGAAGAAAGGCGAGCCGCCGTGTTGAAGTTGAAACTGAAGTGATTTTCCCAGAGGCAATAGTTCCTCTCCTTC carries:
- the HIVEP1 gene encoding zinc finger protein 40, whose amino-acid sequence is MRMPRTKQINPRNLREKIEEAQKELNETEDPQKDISEAVTRGSTDTVKGIKRKKIVTENHQTKIPKSPLRTPARAKPKEKLEDPFSSSNILPDSAELLKEVHTLATQNGKQNKQNEGTFGGEVAIKASRSETSIPTKLSLLPQSLDLNKWPEDNYGSAQLNLPVKKGSTSSSSTAKVDNNECINFVDCSNSSSCTNTAFDVLLKAMEPELNTLAQECPSSGMQIEKLRPNKTVSASYCLASNTPTVQSHAALLQQEFVAGSQLFPCTSQTVHVATSGKSEQAQMHSVAHSQEQVLAVAGQQNQQITARPSLTNSLVHQQSQEKLKLQHIYSIAVTSSIINPQSSVTQAFSQNQLVAKPSSSLSVHPSSSSTQLPIAPLYNSAQIASVVSHGVEQICNLLKVQKPKKLGKYVCEYCNRACAKPSVLLKHIRSHTGERPYPCETCGFSFKTKSNLYKHKKSHAHAIKLGLVLQPDSSGLFLSHESDKALSIHSDVEESGDSDDEGTADERQDDQGSLELEPVHIMKIPSNSESLHKGSPISLSNPDYTLGDFSLQDSAAQARAALPKVIVYPVNVSPLRSDSPKVADPTTTLSTTQQQGDLKVTNVKPNLTHIDFVKESDAKQHQKPETGISEEQLGTLVGTVIHAQLQRQQATDCSQDQQGKCLLSPRSLGSTDSGYFSRSESADQTMSPPAPFMKGLPASEKDTSKSCVPRMSTTVASVVQTVCADKTLLSSGQMRPPLATKTLEERISKLISDNEAVVDDKQLDSVKPRRTSLSRRGSIDSPKSYIFKDSFQFDLKPMGRRTSSSSDIPKSPFTPTEKSKQVFLLSVPTLDCLPITRSNSMPTTSYSAVPTNVVPPPHPLRGSQSFDEKIGSLYDDVFVPGPATLQLQGGHPRTLVRQTAIEDSSATEGHAFGPARSVDESYGCNASNEFVMARSKSFVQGSNLDKIKKPNQGRGTMFECETCRNRYRKLENFENHKKFYCSELHGPKTKAAIRDSEHKTVLNSTQPQILHYRVASSTGTWEQTSQIRKRRKMKSVGDDDDEPQTNDASLSKSVAESECQNKLGSMASISKHSATILGSCSISLQKLAQDELETRGGPEHTMEPKMLLHGEKQAVTIAQEKNELKRQGAGISVIQHTNSLSRPSSFEKSDSFESASPVSFQDANKPVKLHSLNTVIVQEEKHSLLSASHGPQVAEAARVQLHECQVTPNERNAPVQPLRLVRQHNIQVPEILVTEEPDRDQECQCSDPEKTEKFNWPQRSETLSKLPTEKLPPKKKRIRLADIEHSSAESSFESTLSRSLSRESSLSCASSFSTSFDKDDVSKNESASKPEPTNKTLEFLTIPTSSNTLSVPGPHYREMRRAASEQINCTQPAMEVADYRSKSFDCGSVAPSKPASLIEISTSKLASASGGVGHVPLLERRRGPLVRQISLNIPPEKNQPDIANISFQAAPATDISTVSFPRLQSSGKPSEEFSSSSQHPQPYTKPLRDSVKSNNPLSLPSNEQSLGSSLNRHGLHSQAPLKGPALGVQKSVSMVAGQHSMQEDCFAPKYQLHVKALHIGQQYPLGLPGTAGIEQAGALLEIHPKLNDKVSKPYVAQSLQQTIPENCSSQMNRVAPFIVPVRLHSNIPSYGLATVAPLPQILVTRDQANQSLCKTNPASVPMVRDQAQLPKSHKDHLRCLPSSQPASVFENLIYEMGSKNSTSLGSLNMIQKVPVGGLFPQQESTASSKRMLSPANSLDIAMEKHQKRVKDESGAACTTGAISLHPLNVKACEANKQKKPLLVRQICTVEPLESFSLDQDDKSSGVSHSPDVLLPGSTESVPSGVSSFVKEPLENNLPVSETVGFAARKALEPALLNTPTSFLKDNSQERMSPGINNENKQPSIHSQVKSGAILSVVNAGDIQRLSFPSLKTATNFTWCYLLKRKPAHLLQNDQKSSAYSSWSISSNNPNPLGLPTKVALFLLNSKQKAGKPSYTQAISTNFRSDILVYSSKWKNNLLKRALVKQKAAREFSNKENSEVSTDQDNENSAKSEPRRVKIFDGGYKSNEEYVYVRGRGRGKYICEECGIRCKKPSMLKKHIRTHTDVRPYHCNYCNFSFKTKGNLTKHMKSKAHSKKCMDLGVSVGLIDDQDVEEYGEKQRLGYDRSGFDAEDSDGPDDDENDNEEDDEDSQTESVLSATPSVSASPQHHPSRNISQEISSADEDIKIADCFAGVHTDSMDGLPKALLTKMTVLSTVQSDCRSSGPPVAVLPREANEGNLQDTATTTEPPVSTEPIPRSPCHQMYVDYPDTEEVLQGSAPTITTTVTSKSTTSTRLPSPPVDRSTQTTKVVPSRASPFPEIQEEHQPQAMKLVPPQTHLFSHLPLHSQQQTKTPYGMIPVGGIHVVPAGLATYSTFLPIQARPVQLTIPAVSVIHRTTSALGDPACAVSGTTNHLGVAEMNSVVPCIPIGQINVPGIHSLSAPTLQPLPSLSMETVNILGLANANITPQIHPSGLTLNAVGLQVLTANPSPQSNSSPPTHIPGLQILNIALPTLIPSVSPVTADGQGAPETPASNNKACETRPDQGSVSLADDDRTRITSGLSPQVALADQQYSVENLSEPAPSSEYRRHDTPGKLDTEKPDSESHTKPKCNISSVQVEQASASEPPMKVNSDVLSNSPGHRTVSLDRQVHRQKGLPERQNTVEFSDSSSDDEDRLIIAT